The genomic region AGATAATTCAGAAAATCCTCACTTCAAACAGAAACTAGAGTTCCTTCTATTTCCTGTTCCAATAGCTCAGCTTCTTCTCCTGtgtttttactgtattttctGCTATCTTAGACTTTTAAGACAATTATTTGTAGTATCTGAcaagaaattgaatttttaaatgccTTTGAAAAAACTTCAACCTACTTAAGCAAGGTGGAGATGCCTAAAAATAGCTTAACATAAACCAGTCATTTCAGAATCTCTGGTGATTACATGTTCAAATGCCATTAGAGTGTACCTTCTTCaagcaggaaaggaagaagttgtTAGCACTGAAATTGCATAAAACACGCGAAAACTTCCCAACCTATGAGAGGCCAgaaacaatgggaagcccagacATTTCTCAGAATCGAAACAAAGAatgcaatattttgttttatttttgaaaagggaACAGAAGGGGAAGAGTGTTTCCAATTAGTTGGTCCACCTCAGCTGGGCTGCCTAACTACTGATTTTGGTGAGCATCTTGTTAATGGCTTGCTTGACATGCGTGGTGGAGCTGCGTCGCCTCGTCTTGCCCTGCACCATCCTCCGGCGACGGACCTCTCGACACAACTCATAGAATATCTCTGTGATGTTCCCTTCTCCAGTGCAGGCAGAGCACTCGTAAAAAGCACAAGCCAATTCTGTGGCCAGCTTCTCTCCTTCTTCTGTGCTAACCTGCCTGGAGTGGTCCAAGTCAGCTTTGTTTCCAACCAAGATGAGAGTCACATTCTTGGGCTTTTTGATCTCATCTAGGATGTTCTTAAGTGGCAGCACTTCCTCAAAACTTCCTCGGTCAGTAATGTCGTAGACCAGCACAAAGCCTTCCCCCCATCGCATGTGCCCCTCCCGCTGAATGGTATCTTCCTGTTGGCAAAGAAAAATGGCCGTCAAGAGACCCGGAAATAATCAAAATAGATGGATGCTGGTAATGCTCACAGTAATGCCTTAATTACTATTCTTTATATCCAAAGGCATTAAAATGTCATAGTACTCGAATGGTACaaactttctaaataaattttaaatacagtCATGACTTATTCATCTCAACATATTTCAGGGAactgaatattttctaatttaacagATTTTAactttctgcttttaatttttttcttgccataTCATTAAATCTGTaatcataaaaactaaaaagaaattataatcttAGTTGAACACATCACTTTTGAGACTTTTCATCACAATTAAGGAATTAGCAATTTTTTAACAGACAAGTAGCCCCTGTCCCACCTTTTAAGTATCATAATTAGAGTCAAAATTTAGCAAGATGccattttggtttatttatttttttttggtttgttgtttgttttaattttctctttcttcagatTATAGACAATTAGCCTCCCGAAAAACTGTGACAAACTATTTAGAGAATCCAACTCTATGCTAAAggatttggcttttttttcttttcctatctcAGAGCCCCCAAAATGTCATGTAGTACCAGTGATAGAAACTCTATTGAAGTGATTCTCAAAGTGGGTTGTCACTCCTTCATAGGAAAGTGGCAAACATGATTTGAAAAAGCATTGctttcccaggttcaaatgactTCTGGAGGCATGCACTTCCCTGCTGCCTCTCTTCAGAATCAGTGCTCTGTGAAACTCAGAGAATAAGTAGGTGGTGATGAGACGGAAAAGTGGAAACGTGGGTAATTCATTTCAAGAACATTTCTTGGTTTAAACACTTTGATTCAAGTCTTTTTGGGGGTCCCAGGTCATTGATAAAGTACCATGGAAAACTTCAGCTTTCTGTCATTCCAgtggccatttctttctttctttttttttttctgagacggagtctcactctgtcacccaggctggagtgcagtggcatgatcttggctcattgcaagctccacctcccaggttcacaccattctcctgcctcagcctccccagcagctgggactacaggcgcccaccaccacgcctggctaattttttgtatttttagtagagacaggatttcaccatgttagccaggatggtctcgatctcctgaccttgtgatctgccagccttggcctcccaaagtgctgggattacaggtgtgagccaccgtgcccagccagtggtCATTTCTGTACCTGGAAACTAAACCTATCTATGAACCCTTTTGTAATCTCAGAAGTGACTGACCTAATACCAAATATTACAAGAAAGACATCTAAAATAAAGCATCCTGAAACAAACTTATATGACATCATGTAAGTTTAGAGTACAATATATactaaatttctttcttaaaaactcACACACAAGCATGTTAGAAGCTCTGAGAATTCTTTCAGTAAAGACACCTGTTTAACTTCATTTGCGCATTTCAAAACACATTTGACTATGAAAACTTATTAATATCTTGCTATGCCACAAAATATAGGTGAGAGAGTCTAACCTAGATGATATGTGAAtattatagtattttaaaaaccCCCTTGAAACACTGGGCAGTTTATATAAGGATGAATATACAGATATTTacaaatatgttaatatataaaatggCTAGTTAATTAGAGAAAAAGGTTTTAGGCATGCAAAAGTTAGTTGAAGAAAAGTGCCTTATTTTTGTTCATAGCATagat from Pongo pygmaeus isolate AG05252 chromosome 10, NHGRI_mPonPyg2-v2.0_pri, whole genome shotgun sequence harbors:
- the RERG gene encoding ras-related and estrogen-regulated growth inhibitor isoform X2, translated to MAKSAEVKLAIFGRAGVGKSESTYRHQATIDDEVVSMEILDTAGQEDTIQREGHMRWGEGFVLVYDITDRGSFEEVLPLKNILDEIKKPKNVTLILVGNKADLDHSRQVSTEEGEKLATELACAFYECSACTGEGNITEIFYELCREVRRRRMVQGKTRRRSSTTHVKQAINKMLTKISS
- the RERG gene encoding ras-related and estrogen-regulated growth inhibitor isoform X1: MAKSAEVKLAIFGRAGVGKSALVVRFLTKRFIWEYDPTLESTYRHQATIDDEVVSMEILDTAGQEDTIQREGHMRWGEGFVLVYDITDRGSFEEVLPLKNILDEIKKPKNVTLILVGNKADLDHSRQVSTEEGEKLATELACAFYECSACTGEGNITEIFYELCREVRRRRMVQGKTRRRSSTTHVKQAINKMLTKISS